A single region of the Geobacillus subterraneus genome encodes:
- a CDS encoding PTS sugar transporter subunit IIA, which yields MVTHSILNKENIVLNAQPKTKEEAIRLAGEVLVKQGYVAPAYVDAMLEREELTSTYIGNNVAIPHGTEAAKALVKQSGISIVQVPGGVDFGGGNTALIVIGIAGKDGEHLDILSKLALVCAEADNVEAMANAKTEEDILALLNEVNG from the coding sequence ATGGTAACCCATTCGATTTTAAACAAAGAAAACATTGTGCTAAATGCCCAACCCAAAACAAAAGAAGAGGCGATCCGCCTTGCTGGCGAGGTGTTGGTCAAGCAAGGATATGTCGCCCCGGCATATGTTGATGCGATGCTTGAGCGGGAAGAACTGACATCAACGTATATCGGCAACAATGTCGCCATTCCGCACGGAACGGAAGCAGCCAAAGCGCTCGTGAAACAGTCCGGCATTTCGATCGTGCAAGTCCCGGGCGGCGTCGATTTTGGCGGCGGCAATACGGCTCTGATCGTGATCGGCATTGCCGGCAAAGACGGGGAGCATTTGGATATTCTGTCAAAACTGGCGCTCGTCTGTGCGGAAGCGGACAATGTCGAAGCGATGGCGAACGCCAAAACAGAAGAAGACATTCTTGCGCTGCTCAATGAGGTGAACGGCTGA
- a CDS encoding mannitol-1-phosphate 5-dehydrogenase: MQAVHFGAGNIGRGFIGSLLAASGYKVVFVDVNEQIVRLLKERGEYRVIVAGEQREEQWVRGVSALNSQTEREQVIAAIAAADLVTTAVGPHILPAIAPLVADGLKQRLGVQQTPLHVIACENMIGGTETLKQHVFAHLSEAEQQLAGESVGFLNCAVDRIVPNQTNDDPLAVTVEPFFEWAIETRNVIGVVPPIQGAHFVADLGPYIERKLFTVNTGHALAAYLGYLKGCETVQEAMKDSAIRAGVEQALSESGAVLVKKHGWEADAHRTYIETTIGRFMNPALSDDIIRVARSPIRKLGPNDRLVAPAVQYCALFGNAPQGLAKGIAALLRFDDARDAEAAALQQTIAQHGIEGALRQYAGLESGHPLVAAVKDEYGRMKKNKN, encoded by the coding sequence ATGCAGGCGGTTCATTTTGGCGCTGGCAACATCGGCCGCGGCTTTATCGGCAGCTTGCTGGCAGCGTCGGGATATAAGGTCGTTTTTGTCGATGTCAACGAACAAATCGTCCGCCTGCTCAAGGAGCGGGGGGAGTATCGCGTCATTGTCGCCGGCGAGCAGCGAGAAGAACAATGGGTGCGCGGCGTCTCGGCGTTGAACAGCCAAACAGAGCGGGAGCAAGTCATCGCGGCGATCGCCGCCGCTGATTTGGTCACGACCGCCGTCGGCCCGCACATTTTGCCGGCCATCGCCCCCCTTGTTGCCGATGGGCTCAAGCAGCGGCTGGGCGTTCAGCAAACTCCGCTTCATGTCATCGCGTGCGAAAACATGATTGGCGGCACGGAGACGTTGAAGCAGCACGTGTTTGCCCATCTTTCCGAAGCCGAACAACAGCTGGCGGGCGAGTCGGTCGGCTTTCTCAACTGCGCGGTTGACCGCATCGTGCCAAACCAAACGAACGATGATCCGCTGGCGGTGACGGTCGAGCCGTTTTTCGAATGGGCGATTGAAACGCGCAACGTCATCGGCGTGGTTCCACCCATTCAAGGGGCCCACTTCGTCGCCGACTTAGGCCCGTATATTGAACGAAAGCTGTTCACCGTCAACACCGGCCATGCCCTTGCCGCCTACTTAGGCTACCTAAAGGGATGCGAAACCGTGCAAGAGGCGATGAAAGACAGCGCCATTCGGGCGGGCGTCGAACAGGCGCTCAGCGAATCCGGAGCGGTGTTGGTGAAAAAGCACGGTTGGGAGGCAGATGCGCACCGCACGTATATCGAGACGACGATCGGACGATTCATGAATCCGGCGCTGTCCGACGACATCATCCGCGTCGCCCGCTCGCCGATCCGCAAACTTGGACCGAACGACCGCCTCGTCGCGCCAGCCGTGCAATATTGCGCCTTATTCGGCAACGCCCCGCAAGGCTTGGCTAAAGGAATCGCCGCCCTCCTGCGGTTCGATGATGCCCGCGATGCGGAAGCCGCTGCCCTTCAACAAACAATCGCCCAGCACGGGATCGAAGGCGCGCTTCGGCAATATGCAGGCCTTGAGAGTGGGCACCCGCTTGTGGCGGCGGTGAAGGACGAGTACGGAAGAATGAAGAAAAACAAAAACTGA
- a CDS encoding Rpn family recombination-promoting nuclease/putative transposase: MAIDHDRLFKELIQTFFEEFLLLFFPDIHEHIDFRHLSFLSEELFTDVTAGEKYRVDLLVETKLKGEDGLIIVHVENQSYVQPSFPERMFIYFSRLFEKYRTRIVPIAVFSYEALREEPSVFSIEFPFGDVLQFRFFPVELRKKHWRDYIRHDNPIAAALLSKMGYTESEKIELKKEFLRMLVRLELDEARQRLLLGFFETYVKLSEEEEQQLQREVRAMETKEKEKMLELIISYEQKGRKQGLEEGIKQGMKQGMEQGMKQGMKQGMKQGMKQLIRNMARKGMKAEDIARLVDLPEEDVWELLEE; the protein is encoded by the coding sequence ATGGCCATTGACCATGACCGATTGTTCAAAGAGCTGATTCAAACGTTCTTCGAAGAGTTTCTTCTCCTCTTTTTCCCCGACATCCACGAGCATATCGATTTCCGCCATTTGTCCTTTTTGTCCGAAGAACTGTTTACCGATGTCACGGCAGGCGAAAAATACCGCGTCGATCTATTGGTCGAGACGAAGCTGAAAGGGGAAGACGGGCTGATCATTGTTCATGTGGAGAATCAAAGCTACGTGCAACCATCGTTTCCAGAGCGCATGTTTATCTATTTCAGCCGTTTGTTTGAAAAATACCGCACCCGCATCGTTCCGATCGCTGTCTTCAGCTATGAGGCCCTTCGCGAGGAACCGTCCGTGTTCTCAATCGAGTTTCCCTTTGGCGACGTGCTGCAGTTTCGCTTTTTCCCCGTGGAGCTGCGCAAGAAACATTGGAGAGACTATATCCGGCATGACAATCCGATTGCGGCTGCCCTTCTTAGCAAAATGGGGTATACTGAAAGTGAGAAAATCGAGTTAAAAAAAGAGTTTTTGCGCATGTTGGTGCGATTGGAGCTGGATGAGGCGAGGCAGCGGCTCTTGTTGGGCTTTTTTGAAACATATGTGAAGCTGTCGGAGGAGGAAGAGCAACAACTACAAAGAGAGGTGAGGGCGATGGAAACGAAAGAAAAAGAGAAAATGTTGGAGCTGATCATTTCCTATGAGCAAAAGGGAAGGAAACAGGGGTTGGAAGAAGGGATCAAACAAGGTATGAAACAGGGAATGGAACAAGGAATGAAACAGGGGATGAAACAAGGAATGAAACAAGGAATGAAACAGCTGATCCGCAACATGGCGCGCAAAGGAATGAAGGCGGAAGACATTGCTAGGTTGGTGGATCTTCCAGAGGAAGATGTTTGGGAATTGCTTGAAGAGTAG
- a CDS encoding Bug family tripartite tricarboxylate transporter substrate binding protein produces MKKTKWWGLLAAGMMTLALAACGGNESAGSKPSGSNSGSSASNYPTKPITIVAPSGAGGGWDLTARAVTKVLDETGLVKQTMTVENKPGGGGAVFMAEYATQDVKNDYKLFVNSPPIIINNLKKEGNSPFGYKDTTPLAQLTKDFGAIVVKADSKFQTLTDLLNAIKQNPKSVTIAGGSAPGSMDHLVAILPIYKSGIDPKSVKYVSYDGGGEAMAALLGGNADVIATDASSVGEYLKAGKVRVLAVSAPERLGGVLKDVPTMKELGVDAEFTIWRGVFGPKEMSSEAKAFWEETLKKLSEHEKWKEELQKQGWEAEYRNSEEFTKFLQEQEQQVGDLLKSLGMHK; encoded by the coding sequence ATGAAGAAAACGAAATGGTGGGGATTGCTCGCTGCAGGGATGATGACACTGGCTTTGGCGGCCTGTGGGGGCAATGAATCGGCGGGGTCGAAACCGTCCGGTTCCAACTCCGGTTCGTCTGCTTCCAACTATCCGACGAAGCCGATTACGATTGTTGCTCCGTCTGGGGCGGGCGGCGGTTGGGATTTAACGGCCCGCGCGGTCACGAAAGTGTTGGATGAGACAGGGCTTGTCAAACAGACCATGACGGTCGAAAACAAACCGGGCGGCGGCGGGGCAGTCTTTATGGCCGAATACGCTACCCAGGATGTGAAAAACGATTATAAGCTGTTTGTCAATTCACCGCCGATTATCATCAATAACTTGAAAAAAGAAGGGAACAGCCCGTTCGGCTACAAAGACACAACCCCGCTCGCCCAGTTGACAAAAGACTTTGGCGCGATTGTGGTTAAAGCCGATTCAAAGTTTCAAACGTTGACCGACTTGCTGAACGCCATTAAACAAAATCCGAAATCCGTCACCATTGCCGGAGGGTCGGCACCAGGGTCGATGGACCACTTAGTGGCGATTTTGCCGATCTATAAGTCGGGCATCGATCCAAAATCAGTCAAGTATGTTTCGTACGATGGCGGCGGAGAAGCGATGGCGGCGCTGCTTGGCGGCAATGCGGATGTGATTGCGACGGATGCGTCTTCGGTTGGGGAATATTTGAAGGCCGGCAAAGTGCGGGTGTTGGCGGTTTCCGCTCCAGAACGCCTCGGCGGAGTGCTGAAAGACGTGCCGACGATGAAAGAGCTTGGCGTTGATGCCGAGTTTACGATTTGGCGCGGCGTGTTCGGGCCGAAGGAAATGTCTTCGGAAGCAAAAGCGTTTTGGGAAGAGACATTGAAAAAACTGTCTGAGCATGAAAAATGGAAAGAAGAGCTGCAAAAACAAGGTTGGGAAGCAGAGTACCGCAATTCGGAAGAGTTTACGAAATTTTTGCAAGAGCAAGAGCAGCAAGTCGGCGACCTGCTGAAGTCGCTTGGGATGCATAAATAA
- a CDS encoding tripartite tricarboxylate transporter TctB family protein, which yields MNKTADRIAAVAFLAVGALFMVESLRISKSAYGSAVGPNVFPFLLGLVLVLLSIKLLFETRNYSGATGEKLPRQYKKFLVIFIAAIFYAALLETVGYVITTFLFLVIGFQTMEKGALWKSIAIAAGFSLGVYGLYVKLLQGTLPSWPIWFQ from the coding sequence ATGAACAAAACGGCTGACCGGATCGCGGCGGTGGCGTTTTTGGCTGTGGGCGCTTTGTTTATGGTGGAAAGTTTGCGCATATCGAAAAGCGCCTACGGCAGCGCTGTCGGGCCGAATGTGTTTCCGTTTTTGCTTGGACTTGTGTTGGTTTTATTAAGCATAAAACTGCTGTTTGAGACAAGAAATTATTCAGGCGCAACAGGGGAGAAACTGCCGCGGCAATATAAAAAGTTTCTTGTCATTTTCATCGCCGCCATTTTCTATGCGGCGTTGCTTGAAACGGTTGGATATGTGATCACGACATTTCTCTTTCTTGTCATCGGCTTTCAAACGATGGAAAAAGGGGCGCTGTGGAAATCGATCGCCATTGCGGCTGGTTTTTCGTTAGGCGTATATGGCCTTTATGTGAAACTGTTGCAAGGAACATTGCCGAGCTGGCCGATTTGGTTCCAATGA
- a CDS encoding tripartite tricarboxylate transporter permease, with translation MDTLSFLFDGFQTALQPHNLLFAFIGVLIGTAVGVLPGIGPMSGVALLIPVTASMTSGLSPEQAAASSIILLAGVYYGAMYGGSTTSILLNTPGESSSVVTTLDGYQMARQGRAGAALAIAAIGSFVAGIVSLIGLVLLAEPLSNVALKFGPAEYFSLMLLGLAAVSGLAGKSMTKAWIMTVFGLLLSTIGLDNVSGVARFTYNISYLYGGLEFLTVAVGLFALGEVFRAILHRETNEGEIAKIGCILPTKSDLKESAGPIARGSLLGFFIGVLPGAGATLASFFSYILEKKISKHPEKFGQGTIAGVAAPESANNGASGGAMIPLLTLGIPGSGTTAILMGALIMYNVQPGPLLFDEHPAVAWGLIASMFIGNVMLLILNMPLVKLFAKIIQTPTKYLLPLIIAISVFGVYAVQVTTFDVFLLLAFGLLGYWLAEHDYPLAPLVLGLVLGPMIENNMRRALTASNGDYLVFVEKPISLVLLVIALLWIAVPFFMKLRGKTVIVNEDM, from the coding sequence ATGGACACACTATCGTTTTTGTTTGACGGATTTCAGACGGCGCTTCAGCCGCATAACTTGCTGTTTGCGTTTATCGGGGTGTTGATCGGCACGGCGGTCGGCGTGCTTCCTGGGATCGGGCCGATGAGCGGGGTGGCGTTGCTCATTCCGGTGACGGCGTCGATGACATCGGGTTTGAGTCCCGAGCAGGCGGCCGCCAGTTCGATCATTTTGTTGGCCGGCGTCTATTACGGGGCGATGTACGGCGGGTCGACGACGTCAATTTTGTTAAACACGCCCGGGGAATCATCGTCTGTTGTCACGACGCTGGACGGCTACCAAATGGCGCGGCAAGGCCGGGCTGGAGCGGCGCTGGCGATTGCGGCGATCGGTTCGTTTGTGGCGGGGATTGTGTCGCTCATCGGTCTTGTATTATTAGCGGAGCCGCTGTCCAATGTCGCCTTGAAGTTCGGTCCGGCGGAGTATTTTTCGCTTATGCTGCTGGGGCTTGCTGCGGTGAGCGGCCTTGCCGGCAAATCGATGACGAAAGCGTGGATCATGACGGTGTTCGGCTTGTTGCTTTCCACGATCGGGCTCGACAACGTCTCTGGCGTCGCACGCTTCACGTACAACATTTCCTATTTGTATGGGGGGCTGGAGTTTTTAACCGTAGCGGTCGGGTTGTTTGCGTTGGGAGAAGTGTTTAGAGCGATTCTCCATCGGGAAACGAACGAAGGGGAAATTGCTAAAATCGGGTGCATCTTGCCAACCAAATCGGACTTGAAGGAAAGTGCCGGCCCGATTGCCCGCGGGTCGCTGCTCGGATTTTTCATCGGCGTGCTGCCGGGAGCCGGAGCGACGTTGGCCTCATTTTTCTCTTATATTCTTGAAAAGAAAATCAGCAAACATCCGGAAAAATTCGGCCAAGGGACGATCGCCGGCGTCGCGGCGCCCGAGTCGGCGAACAACGGTGCGTCTGGAGGCGCGATGATTCCGCTGTTGACGCTCGGGATTCCGGGGTCCGGGACGACGGCGATTTTGATGGGAGCGCTCATTATGTACAACGTCCAGCCAGGTCCGCTGTTGTTTGATGAACATCCGGCTGTTGCCTGGGGATTGATTGCGAGCATGTTTATCGGAAATGTGATGTTGTTAATTCTCAACATGCCGCTTGTGAAACTATTTGCGAAAATCATCCAAACACCGACGAAGTATTTGTTGCCGCTCATTATCGCCATCTCTGTATTCGGCGTGTATGCGGTGCAAGTGACGACGTTTGATGTGTTTCTGTTGTTGGCATTTGGCTTGCTCGGCTATTGGCTCGCGGAACACGATTACCCGCTCGCGCCTCTTGTATTGGGGCTTGTGCTGGGGCCAATGATTGAAAACAACATGCGCCGGGCGTTGACGGCATCCAACGGGGACTATCTCGTGTTCGTTGAAAAGCCGATTTCGCTCGTCTTGTTGGTCATCGCCTTATTGTGGATTGCCGTGCCGTTTTTCATGAAATTACGAGGAAAAACCGTCATTGTCAATGAAGATATGTAA
- a CDS encoding response regulator translates to MLPIRVLIIEDDRRIAEINRRFVEKVNGYEVVGIATNAEEARELTEVLRPDMLLLDVYFPDMNGLSFLKWVRERFSDIDIIMITAAREVEALKQALHGGVFDYIIKPIMFDRFADTLHRYKEYYDKMQRWVKEKEWIGQEEVDALMGREVSVKEQPMLPKGIQPLTLEKVLGVVRQCAEGITAEEVGRQIGTSRTTARRYLEYLVSVGQVTADIAYGSVGRPERVYKKKM, encoded by the coding sequence ATGTTGCCGATTCGTGTACTGATTATTGAAGACGACCGCCGCATTGCGGAAATCAATCGGCGCTTTGTCGAGAAAGTGAACGGTTATGAAGTGGTCGGCATCGCCACGAACGCTGAAGAGGCAAGGGAATTGACGGAGGTGTTGCGGCCAGACATGTTGTTGCTTGACGTCTATTTTCCCGATATGAACGGCCTTTCGTTTTTGAAATGGGTGCGAGAGCGTTTTTCCGATATCGATATTATTATGATCACCGCAGCACGAGAAGTGGAGGCGCTGAAGCAAGCGCTGCATGGCGGAGTGTTTGATTACATTATCAAGCCGATTATGTTTGACCGATTCGCCGACACATTGCATCGATATAAAGAGTACTATGACAAAATGCAGCGGTGGGTGAAAGAGAAAGAGTGGATTGGCCAAGAAGAGGTTGATGCCTTAATGGGAAGAGAAGTGTCCGTTAAGGAACAGCCTATGTTGCCTAAAGGCATTCAGCCGTTGACCTTAGAAAAAGTGTTGGGGGTTGTGAGACAGTGCGCAGAAGGCATCACCGCTGAAGAAGTGGGGCGGCAAATCGGAACCAGCCGGACGACGGCCCGCCGTTACTTGGAGTATCTCGTCTCCGTCGGCCAGGTGACGGCCGATATTGCCTATGGATCCGTTGGGCGGCCGGAACGAGTTTACAAGAAGAAAATGTAG
- a CDS encoding AEC family transporter, producing MAVFSGILLQVMVPMLLIVGLGAGLHRFFHLDLNTLSKLNMYVLLPAVAFINVYDSELNGKVLAAILAFLLLQNSGLIVLSMMMAKLFKLERSLSAVFQNTIVLNNSGNFGIPVSQLVFHQHPLGATIQIMVTIFQNFLTNTYGVYQFVSGNGKREKWTAEIWKNPVLHALLLGVVCRWLHVPIPSFLWTPLQRVADAFLAIALFTLGAQIAYARFTALPPLVYVSVFGRLILSPLLAGSLIFLLGMDGVTAQALLIASSYPCSRNTALYALEYDCHPDYAAQAVLVSTLLSAITVTGTVYAARLLFPIGG from the coding sequence TTGGCTGTTTTTAGCGGCATTTTATTGCAAGTGATGGTTCCGATGTTATTGATTGTCGGCTTGGGGGCAGGGCTTCACCGCTTCTTTCATCTTGACCTCAATACGTTATCCAAATTGAACATGTACGTCCTGTTGCCGGCAGTCGCATTCATCAACGTGTATGACAGTGAGTTGAATGGAAAGGTGTTGGCGGCCATCTTAGCATTTCTCTTGTTGCAAAACAGCGGACTGATCGTTTTGAGTATGATGATGGCCAAGTTGTTCAAATTAGAACGGAGTTTGTCAGCCGTATTTCAAAACACCATTGTGTTGAACAACTCAGGTAATTTCGGCATCCCGGTCAGTCAGCTTGTATTTCATCAACATCCGCTCGGGGCGACGATTCAAATTATGGTGACGATCTTTCAAAATTTCTTGACGAATACATATGGGGTATATCAGTTCGTATCCGGGAATGGAAAAAGGGAGAAATGGACTGCGGAGATATGGAAAAATCCCGTCCTTCACGCGCTGTTGCTTGGCGTGGTCTGCCGATGGCTCCACGTCCCGATCCCATCATTTTTATGGACGCCGCTTCAGCGGGTCGCCGATGCGTTTTTAGCCATCGCCCTCTTTACGTTGGGAGCGCAAATCGCCTACGCTCGGTTTACTGCCTTGCCGCCGCTTGTGTATGTGAGTGTGTTCGGGCGCTTGATATTGTCGCCGCTGTTGGCTGGGTCTTTGATCTTTCTATTAGGAATGGATGGCGTGACGGCTCAGGCATTGCTCATTGCCAGTTCGTATCCATGTTCACGCAATACGGCGCTGTATGCGCTCGAGTATGACTGCCACCCCGATTACGCCGCCCAGGCAGTGCTGGTGTCGACCTTGTTGAGCGCCATTACCGTGACAGGCACAGTATATGCGGCCCGTCTGCTGTTTCCGATTGGCGGATGA
- a CDS encoding Rpn family recombination-promoting nuclease/putative transposase: protein MAKKRIDHDRLFKELLSTFFEEFLLLFFPDVYEYIDVHHLSFLSEELFTDVTAGEKHRVDLLVETKVKGEDGLVIVHVEHQSYTQRTFPERMFLYFSRLFQKYRRRILPIAIFSYDEQYDEPSSLVMQFPFLTVLDFRFLTVELCKLPWRAYIRHANPVAAALLSKMGYNEDEKVDVKKEFLRMLVRLELDEAKQRLLFGFFETYLRLSEEEEIQLRHEVSQMETKEAKRVMELIVSYEQRGMEKGIQQGIEQGMKQGRQQGIEEGKLDVVKRMLAKGYDVDTIHELTGLPVETIEKVRQ, encoded by the coding sequence GTGGCGAAGAAGCGAATTGACCATGACCGGTTGTTCAAAGAGCTGCTGTCGACATTTTTTGAGGAGTTTTTGCTTCTTTTCTTTCCCGACGTGTACGAGTACATTGACGTTCACCATCTCTCTTTCCTCTCCGAGGAACTGTTCACCGATGTGACGGCCGGAGAGAAGCACCGCGTCGACTTGTTGGTCGAAACAAAGGTGAAAGGGGAAGACGGGCTCGTCATTGTCCATGTCGAGCATCAAAGCTACACCCAGCGGACCTTCCCCGAGCGAATGTTCCTCTACTTCAGCCGCTTGTTTCAAAAATACCGCCGCCGCATTCTCCCGATCGCCATCTTCAGCTATGACGAACAATACGACGAACCTTCCTCATTGGTCATGCAGTTTCCGTTTTTGACCGTTCTTGACTTCCGCTTTTTGACGGTGGAGCTATGCAAACTGCCGTGGCGCGCGTACATCCGCCATGCCAACCCTGTCGCCGCTGCCTTGCTAAGCAAAATGGGGTATAATGAAGATGAGAAAGTCGACGTGAAAAAGGAATTTTTGCGCATGCTCGTCCGCCTTGAGCTGGATGAAGCGAAACAGCGGCTGTTGTTCGGTTTTTTCGAGACGTATTTGCGGTTATCCGAAGAGGAGGAAATCCAACTGCGACACGAGGTGAGCCAAATGGAGACGAAGGAAGCAAAGCGTGTGATGGAACTCATCGTCTCATACGAACAGCGGGGGATGGAAAAGGGAATCCAACAAGGAATCGAACAGGGGATGAAGCAAGGACGCCAACAAGGGATCGAGGAAGGGAAGCTCGACGTGGTGAAGAGAATGCTGGCGAAAGGGTACGATGTCGACACGATTCACGAACTGACTGGGCTGCCGGTCGAGACGATTGAAAAGGTGAGGCAGTAA
- a CDS encoding LacI family DNA-binding transcriptional regulator has product MKKVTMADVAKLANVSKSTVSQYLNKRYEYMSEETRKRIAEAIEELGYQPNIIARSLKQKTTATIGVIVFNMLHMMTTQVLHAIEEECQKRGFQVIVCNSGDDPDKEKTYVDTLLAKQVDGLIVFPTGKNEEVYRRLVEERFPLVFVDRMVPGVEADSVLLDNAGAAEMAVQYFASQGRDRIAIVTPPLVSYNVPRMERLEGFRAAMRKRGLDVEDGNIIAADPDALPEVLKQRFAEPKRPNALFAINDLTLMGVLRFVKDAGVRVPDEVAIINIDDVPFADIYTPALTTIAQPTFAMGKKAAERVFEQMKAKKADGPRVFRFSPTLMERTSIRRGKE; this is encoded by the coding sequence TTGAAAAAAGTAACGATGGCCGATGTCGCGAAATTGGCCAACGTTTCGAAAAGCACCGTGTCGCAATACTTAAATAAGCGCTATGAATATATGAGCGAGGAGACGAGAAAACGCATCGCCGAGGCGATTGAAGAGCTTGGGTATCAGCCGAACATCATCGCCCGCAGTTTGAAGCAAAAGACGACAGCGACCATTGGCGTGATTGTTTTTAATATGCTTCATATGATGACAACGCAAGTGCTGCACGCCATTGAAGAGGAATGCCAAAAGCGCGGGTTTCAAGTCATTGTCTGCAATTCCGGCGATGATCCGGATAAGGAAAAAACATATGTTGATACGCTGCTGGCGAAGCAAGTGGACGGGTTGATCGTGTTTCCGACAGGGAAAAATGAAGAGGTCTACCGCCGCCTTGTGGAGGAACGCTTTCCGCTTGTGTTTGTCGACCGGATGGTGCCGGGAGTGGAGGCAGACAGCGTGCTGCTTGATAATGCAGGTGCAGCGGAAATGGCGGTTCAGTATTTCGCTTCCCAGGGCCGCGATCGGATTGCGATTGTCACCCCGCCGCTTGTCTCTTACAACGTGCCGCGGATGGAGCGGTTGGAAGGGTTTCGGGCGGCTATGCGCAAAAGAGGACTGGACGTTGAAGATGGGAACATCATCGCCGCTGATCCGGACGCGCTGCCGGAAGTGTTGAAACAACGGTTTGCCGAACCGAAGCGGCCTAATGCCTTGTTTGCGATCAACGACTTGACGCTGATGGGGGTTTTGCGGTTTGTGAAAGACGCAGGGGTTCGTGTGCCGGATGAGGTGGCGATCATCAACATCGATGATGTGCCGTTTGCCGACATTTACACGCCGGCGCTGACAACCATCGCCCAGCCGACGTTTGCGATGGGGAAAAAAGCAGCTGAGCGCGTGTTTGAACAAATGAAAGCGAAAAAAGCCGACGGTCCGCGCGTATTTCGTTTCTCCCCGACATTGATGGAACGGACATCGATCAGGCGGGGGAAGGA